ATCCATTTATAATGATgtgtcaaaaacaaagaaaatacatGTAATGAAAGTCAAAATGGAGTTATAAAAACCATATCACAGAAACAGTATGAACATCTTATTTTCTGTCCTCTCTTGTTGCATCATATGTCAATAAGCATAGCTTTGTATCTTGAGTCTTTTTGAACTTTTCCTTCCCATTCTCAATACCCTTTGGACTTTGCTTTTCGGGCTTCTGATGCCAGTCCTTAGTGGTCATGTTCATAATTTTTTTGCTGGACAAGGAATACAAATTCAAGTTATTCCATTGACCAAAAAGTGAATCGTTATTATATCTGAAACTTGAAATTTGATTCTGTGAATAATTTAAGTATTTGCTGATTTTCAGTCATCAGGGCTAGTGTTCCAAAGCTGAACTTGGATGATGCATTTGAACAAAAGAATGATATTGCTAAAGCTGTAGAAGATGAGCTTGAAAAGGTAGTCCATGCTTGTTAATGAGTAATTGAGTATATCTCACTCTTTCATACTTTACTGACATGATTTCTCTGCATATAGGCAATGTCAATGTATGGGTATGAGATTGTTCAAACCTTGATTGTGGATATTGAACCTGATGAACATGTCAAGAGGGCAATGAATGAGATTAATGCAGGCAAGTGGTTTATAGTTTAGAGTGTTGATGAACCCTAGTTTTCGTGGCATTCTCTGACTAATTACTCCAGTAAATATGTGCTTTGCATCTATTATACTGTacatttattgttgttgttattattattgtaacTAATGTcctttatgtttttatttttaattcattACACCAGCTGCTCGGCTGCGGGTGGCAGCTAATGAGAAAGCTGAAGCTGAAAAGATACTGCAGATCAAACGAGCAGAAGGAGATGCTGAATCAAAGTACTTGGCCGGATTAGGTATAGCAAGACAACGCCAGGCCATTGTGGATGGCCTGAGAGATAGCGTGCTTGCTTTCTCAGTAAATGTACCAGGAACAACAGCCAAGGATGTCATGGACATGGTCTTAGTGACGCAATACTTTGATACCATGAAGGAGATTGGAGCCTCCTCGAAGTCCTCTTCTGTGTTCATCCCCCATGGGCCCGGAGCTGTGAGAGACATTGCTACTCAGATCAGGGATGGCCTTCTTCAAGCCAATACACTTcagtaagaggaagaaggagacacGGGTCCATGTTCCGGAGACTTTGCCGTAATGTTTGGGTATTTAAACCTTTTAAGTAGTGTTTGATTTAAGTGTGCCGTGGATGTATAAATAATGCAGCAGTTAATATCTGTGTCTGTGGTGTCAATAAGTTTCTTGTTAGGGTATACGAGTGTATTGGTCTATTTTGCTCTTAGCAATGAATGCCTTGTGAATTTGGTTCTGTAGATATCATCTTGCTTTCTGTGTTCAATAAAATGATGTAATTACTAAAGCCAGATATGTCGTTAGTTACGGTGATATGATCTGACGACATCGCCGGGCAGAGTTGAACGTCCCGGTGCTGGTTGTCAGACCTGGGAATCATTCTATTAAACTGCATTTTTGaacatttattatttttagtcatctcggaggggggggggggggtgatgaAGCATCGTGCCCTACCACGAATTCTCATTCGATTGGTTTCCATTCAATACCGGACATTTCCCTTGCAAAATCCAAGTCACCCCTGTGAACGTGCCAAGGGTGACATCTCGTGTCACGTGGCCTCCTTTGACCCGACATCTGACGCGTGATTCCGGCGAGAACTCGTgccaaataaatataatttataaaaaacaaAATTCAATTTCCATCTCGTGATCCGACGGCTCGGATGACGGTACCCGGCCCCCAACGGCTGATGTCGCTCTAGGCCGACCCAATCCCTCTCGTGAGTCGTTGGATCATTTTCTTTGTTCCCACAACGGATTAGGGCTCCAACCCATTGGGCGTGCCTCCCCACCCTCCTCCCTCCGCGCATCCCTCCCACCATTTATCTGTCGTTCGGTCTCTGATTCATTCGGGAAAGCgccgtcttctctctctctctctctcttctgaatCTTCTTTCCGCCGTTTGATATCGATCGACGGAAGATGGGTCCAGGTCTCTACTCCGAGATCGGCAAGAAGGCCCGAGGTAGTTcgccttttctttttatttctctcCCATcatttttcgttttttttttgaCGGAAATCTTCGAATTTTTCTCCCAGATCTTCTTTACAGGGACTATCAGACGGATCACAAGTTCACCGTCACCACCTGCACCTCAAATGGAGTCGTGAGTGAtcgtcttcttttcttttcctcttttttttttttcctctttgtgtCGGATGCTAGCAGTGCGGTTGTGTCGTTGAAAAATGGATTTGACGTCGTTCGCTTCTGATTATCTTCTAAATTTCTTTTCCTCGGATCAGTGGATGGTCCATTTGCAGCTCGTCTGTTGTTTAGTTATGTGGTGGTGAGTCAATCTCGAACTCACGTAGACGGCTCTCTGGttttcgttttctttttcttttttcctttgtaaTCTTACAATCTATGACCGAAAGGATCTTGGGATGTTGTGCGACCGTAAGAGTGTGGATGGCTTATTTCCTTTTACCCATTTTTTTAGTTTGTCTAGTGGACTCCATTTAAGGGAGATTCTACTTGCGAGAATTAAGAATACGACGCAGGAAAATGCACTTGGATTTTTTTCAGTCTCTGTGCAAGTCCTAAGGGGATCTTTTTGAGGTCAGGAGTATCAGTAACTGTGTCTGCAACTGTATATCCATTGCTGCTGTGTGATGTTTGGTTAAGGTACTTACATCAGAGCACTGGAGCTCTTATCCTTGTTTTGATCGCATTAGACTCTAGGGTGGTACGTTCGACTCTTTCTCTAAAGTAAGGTGCTTAACAATCAACAGAAATTGTATTGCCCTCAACGTAGCTCGTATGGGAAAAGATACATGTTAAGACTCCGGCTATTCTTGTAGTTATCTTATGTGGAACTGTGACCTCTTTTCTTTTTGTGGAAGCGATGGCTAGGTTTTTTGGCATAAGTTACTGGAATGATCACATTTGGATCAGAATATAATTATAGTGATGAATTATAAGTCCTTTTTCGTGTGACCGTTAATCTTTTCTGGATAGTTGGGACCTTATGGTTTGTTATTTTATCCTGATTGTTAGTTACTTATTCCGACCAAATGCCATATATGGATGTATTTTCTGCAGTTGGATGTGGAGTCAGAAAAGTATTGGAACATTTTGGAATTTAATTGGTCTGTTATACGGCTGGAACTGAAATCTCAAAGTGCAGAGATATTTTTAAGTGTAAGAACCCTCAGTGGCAATGTAGCAGCTTAAGCCACAtgttcatttttttttgtttagaatagcATGTATTGTGAATGCTGATGAGAGTTGACAGACTTAAACGTCTATCGGATGCCAATGAGGCCTGTGAAAATGGTGGTTTGATTTAGAAAGTCGCTGCTGAAGCAGAAGGAAAGGACACATAA
This DNA window, taken from Musa acuminata AAA Group cultivar baxijiao chromosome BXJ3-7, Cavendish_Baxijiao_AAA, whole genome shotgun sequence, encodes the following:
- the LOC103992679 gene encoding hypersensitive-induced response protein 1 gives rise to the protein MGQALGCVQVDQSTVAVRETFGKFDEILDPGCHFLPWCIGRQIAGYLSLRVQQLDVRCETKTKDNVFVTVVASVQYRALAEKASDAFYRLSNTREQIQSYVFDVIRASVPKLNLDDAFEQKNDIAKAVEDELEKAMSMYGYEIVQTLIVDIEPDEHVKRAMNEINAAARLRVAANEKAEAEKILQIKRAEGDAESKYLAGLGIARQRQAIVDGLRDSVLAFSVNVPGTTAKDVMDMVLVTQYFDTMKEIGASSKSSSVFIPHGPGAVRDIATQIRDGLLQANTLQ